Within Deltaproteobacteria bacterium RIFCSPHIGHO2_02_FULL_44_16, the genomic segment CAAGAGATTCAATTCCATAATTACGAAGTGTAGTTTCAGTGGTAGATCCAATCGCCAAAAATTGAAGCCGACACATTTTTTCCTGAAGACCTCTCTCCAGAATCATCTGCATAAAATGTTTCACTGCTGATGGACTGGCAAAATGAACGACGTCAAGTTTTCCCTCGTCCATAAGATGAATGAACTGCTCGTGATCAAAATCTTTGGGAAAGATGGTTTGATAGGTTTCAACAACATCGACAATCGCACCTCTTTTTTCAAGACCCTGCACAAGCATATCTCTCCCCTCTTTGGCTCGCGGAAAAAGAACACGTTTTCCTTCAAAGGAGTAATTTCGAAGTATTTCCAATAAACCCTCTGCACTTGGAGTTTCCGCAATAATCATATCGTGCACATCGAGGTCATGAAGCAGCTTTGCTGTTTCTGGTCCAACAGCTGCAACGCGACTTGAAAGATCTTTTCCACAAGGGGCATGCGGACGAGAAAAAAAACGCGCAACAGCATTTCCACTGGTGAACAAAATCCAGTGGTATTGGAAAAGAGACGCCAGCGCCTCATCAAGCGTTGCATAATGATCCGAAGGATCTGTAATTTCAATGAAAGGAATATGAAGCACTGATGCTCCTTGGGCTTCAAATTCGCGAATTGTCTTCTCTGCTTGTTCCTGAGGGCGCGTCACCAGAATTGTTTTTCCTTTGAAGTTCAACTAATCTCCTTCCAAATTTCCGCGCAACTGTTTTAGAAGTTCATCGATAAGTACAAAGACATACACCATGCACAAATTCAAGTAACTAAAGGAGGCTTTATGGCAGAAACAATATTACAATTTTCCCCAGCAGTAAAAGCAACCGAAGCAGAAGCAACTCGCTGGGAGCAATCGCCCAGACTTCTACGAACAAGTAATACAGTGGGAGAACCAGATCGATACAGCGCAGATATTCCTTTTCCCAAAAAATTAAGTACTATTCATTGTTGGCGCTCTCCTTCAACAGCGCCTGAGAAAATGAACACCGTTGTATGTAGCATTAGTCCTCAAGATAAAAGTGAAAGCTTACAGCTCAGGTTTGAATATGAGAAAGGTAAAAATTATCCAGTTACCGACAACATTCGTTGGGGTGATTTTGATAATGATGGTGATATTGACCTCGCATTTATGCTCCAAATGCATGACGCTTCCAGACAACTTTACGTATGGCATAACGTCACAAAAAAATAGGGAGTGACAGTTTAACGCGTCGCCAAATAGTGTCCAAGAAGTGGGTCCGAAATACGATAGCCTTTTTCAAGTTCATACTCGATCAGACCTCGATCAAGAAGTTTCTTCATGATTTTTCCAACACTCGATTTTGAAGTGTTGACCAATTTCAAAAACATTTCTGAATGCGGCTCCAAGGTAAAGCGCTGTCTCGCAAGAGCACTCATCACACCACACTCTTTCTCTGTGTAACTCTGAAGCAAATACGCATAGCTCTGTTTGCTTTCGACCATTTTATCCAATTCCTGTTTCAAGTGTCCTATCGTGAATGTCGTTCCTGGAGCAATATTCTCAAGAAGCCATGCTCCAAACTCACAAATAGCATTTGGAACATCGCAAAGAGTTTCGAGGATCCATTCCATTTCTTCTTGATGAAGAAGAATCTTTTTTGGTTTCATTCGCTCGCGGAAATAGACAAGCCAATCTTGAAGAGGAATAGGGCCCAAATGAACTTCATCACCATAGTGAAAAAGAGGAGCATGTGCATCTTGAAACATAAGCGTCAGCAAATGACGCTTTGAACCGAGTATAAAAACCGCAGTATCCCCAAGTTCCTGAAGAAGACTTCGAAAGAGAGCTTCTGCTTCAGGAACAAAAGTAATATCAGGAAACTCATCCAAAATAATCATTGTGGGATATTTACGAGAAAGCTCTTTGACAGTTTCCATAAAGTGCAGCATTTCTCCTTTTGCTTCTTTTGTTTTGGATATGAGTGACAGTGATGGCTGACCCGTTACGGAATCCATTTCTACTTGCAATGAAAGTCCGCGCAGATAATCTCCAACATCTCTCAGAAGCGTTTTCACAGGAAAGCGTTGAGAAAGAGCAAAAGAAACACCGTGGTGAAATCTTTTTGCGATGGATTCAAGACTTTGAACTCCCATCAGATCAAAAAAAAGAACAAGATGACGACGACTTAAGGAAAAAAAGGCAGTTCCAATGACATTTTTCACCAGAGATGTTTTTCCATACCGTCGTGGAGCAAAAACAATGGTGCGTTTTTTAGCTTTCGCTCGCTTGAGCAAATCAGTTTGCTCCAACTTTCTATCGCAAAGATCATCTGTTTCAATAAGGACATCGTATTTAAAATTCTTGTTTGGTTTCATGTTCTTTTTGTAACAAAAAGGAAGCTATTTGTCCACTAAAAGTGGTCCACTTTTAATGGACCACTAAAAGTGGTCCAATTCATCAAGATTTTACAAAGCAACTTTTCTGGTGAATTTCTGAAGAAATATCACCGAAACTTTTTCAGGAAATAAAAAAGCAGAGGATCAGCAATACAGAATCCTTCTTCATTCCTTTCAATCACTGATTTATCAAGAAAGGAAGAAATGGTAAGACTTATAGTTCGCGCCGTAGAATGTATCTCTTTTAAAAAAACCTGGCTCGTAGGATGTTTGATCGGTCCAAATTTTGCCAAAGCAACAAGAATCTCTTCTTCTTTTTCGGAAAAATGTGAAAGCCACTCTTCAAAACGACTTCGACGTTTTTCAAGTACATGATCAATGGATTGGAAAATATCCTGTGGTTCAATCTTTTTTCGTTCGTGGTTTTCACAAAGATCAGCACAAACAATATTGATCGATTCTGGAATACGGAAAAGAGCATCCTGAAGTTCTCGTGCTGTTGGAAAATCGATCTTAAGTTTTCGGAAGTGAAAACGCTCTGAAATATATTGATGATAGACTTCATACGCAATCTTTTCAAATTCAAGATCTTCACCAAATGATGCGAGGGGAGCATTTGGTTTTGCAAAAAGTTGCGAAAGAATATGTTTTTTTGATCCCATCAGAATAAGCGGGATTTTTCGCAATTCCTGAAATGCTTGTCGAAACAGTCCCTGCGCTTCCGGTATAAGAGCAATATCCTGAAATTCATCCAGAACAAGAAGAACTGACATGTTCTTTGAAATTTTTTTATTGATAATAGTAAAGATTTCAAGAAATGAAATTGATTTTTTATCTCGTGAGATTCCAAGTGAAAGCGTTGGCGATCCCGTAAGTGAATCAAAACTCACTTCGGGCCTTAATTGTGACAAAAACTGCTTTGTCAACGCCACAAGATTTTTTGCCGGAAAGGCAGAACTAAAAGCGGATTCAAAACCGATCTGTATTCTTTGATGAATGGATTCAAGACTCTTGACCTCCATTAAATCGACAAAAAGGGCAAAGCTTTTGGAATGTTTTTTTTGAAAATAGGGAATCACAACATTTTTGACAAGAGAGGTTTTTCCAGTATTTCGCGCACCACAAACCACAAATTTCTTCTTTTGGAGCACTCCTTGTTGGAGCATTTTCTTTTCTCTCTCGAGATTACAGATATTTTCTTCATCCAAAAGTGTATCGTAAAAAAACCCTTTCATAGAAACCTCCCCCTTGAAAATTTTATACTGTTAGTATAATACAAAAAGTATAATATCAAGAGTATCTTTGTAGAAAATGGGGTTGCTTCAAGTAAAGATATTCAAAGCAACTTTCTGACGTTAGCGTCGAGACAATAAAAGCAAAACAAAGGAGATTTTTATGCGTGCAATTGGTGACAGCACAATAGTTGTAAGAGGACCTCAGATAGGAGAACATATGATCTTTTTACCTTCTGCGGGACAAAAAGTTTCACAGCACGAGATAACAGCTTCTCTTCGAGAAGCTATTCCAACGCTCAGTACTTCTGAAGCCTTGAGCATTGTAGAAGCAATTGATCATGAAGAAGGAGTTGGCCAAGGCGATGGTTATTTAACGATAAAGAACAATTCATCGATAAACAATTTTCGAAATCTCGTCGAACTTCGACTCTGCACATTCTCCGATGAAGCTTATGATAAAAGAACTTGCCGATGGAGTGATATTTCCGCAGTTGAACAGACTCTACGTCAAAAACTGATTGATCCACATCTCGTCGATGAAGAGCCTCTGACAACTTCTGAGCTTGCTCAAAAAATTGTTCAACGAGCAAAATTTCTTGGCCATGAACCAAAATTACTTGGCAATGAAATAACTCTTCATGAAGCGCATCAAATAGCGGTCGCTGTCCAACAAGAAGAAGATTCCATAGACGGACTCATTACTCCTCGCTCTTCCGATGCAGCGTCCAAAGCACAATTGCGAGATCTCATTACTGCTCGACTTCCAATGTATGCAGGAAATGAAAACATTATTACTGCCCTGTCAGCTGCACTGGATCCTTCTATTGCTTTGTACATCCCCAATGAAAATCAAATTGAAGATTCGGATCTACCACCTCTCTATGTCGGAGCGACAATGGTTATGCCCACCGATACAGAAGGACTTCTGCAACTCATTACAGTACTCCAGGCGCAAGGAGGAAGGACTGCAGCGATTTCCCTGGGAGGGTTAAGATCCATGTTAATCGGAAGCACAGAAGCGCTTGCTCGCGCACCGAGGGAATTTTTTTATGCTCTTGGACAAGCTCTCGTATATGCGCGCAGAATTCATCCTGATCAAGCATTTGCCAGCTTTGTTACAGCAACTTCTTACCGCATCAGCACACTTCTTCCTTCAACATCTTACGGTTCGATAACACAACCGAAACTTTTAGCACGGTTAGTAAGCCTTTCAGCCCTTACTCTTCGTGCGGAAATGACAAATATAATGTTGAGAGGGCAAGCAGTTACACCGATTGTTCTTATCAATGCTCAGCAAGTCAATCAACAAGTGGCAAATAGTACCGGGATACCATTAGCACGCGCTGCGGTTTTGGTCACGGGAGCTTTTATATTCGGCTTTGGAATTGGTGCTACTGTTTGTTATTTCAACAGAGATGACGAATAAGTTTCTCACCAGCTTCTTTCCCAAGTTCTTTTGCTTTCGATTTCTTTCCCTTTTTCTGAACTGAGAAAAATTTTTCCCCTTTGGCACCAGCGAGAAAAGCGTTCAAAAGAATTTCATCTCCTTGCACTCGCGCATAAGCACCAACGGGAGTGTGGCAGTCGCCACCGATGGCTTGAAGTAAAGCTCGTTCGGCTTCGGTTGCAATCCAGGTCTCTTCGTCGTTAAAAAGTTTTTGAAGAACTCTTATCAGTGCTTGATCATTCTCTCGAGTTTCAAGTGCAAGCGTTCCTTGCCCGATGGCCGGAATGAAACGAAAAGTTTCAAGGTATTCAAAATGCACGATATGCTGGCTGCTGTGAAAGTTGTTAAGAATGTCATCGCGAGCCCGAAGGGCGTGGCGATCTCCTGAAAGCACTGTCTGCATGAGATTGCTTCGTCCCCTTCGTTTCTTCTCAGGGTCCTCGCAATGACCTTCAGACTCTAATATTCCAAGCCGCTTGAGTCCTGCTGCCGCAAGAACAATGGCATCAAACTCTCCTGCTTCAAGTTTTTTAAGTCGGGTATCGACATTGCCGCGCATCGGAACAATTTCAAGATCAGGGCGCAGTCGCTGTAACTGAATCCGCCGGCGAGGACTCGATGTTCCGAGCTTCGCTCCCTGAGGCAACATCGGTAGGGGCACACGGCCGTGCGCCCCTACATCAGTAGGGCCACATACTATCACGACATCCCTTGCATCCTCACGCTTAGGTGTGCACGCAATTGTCAGTCCTTTTGGAAGAAATCCGGGAACATCTTTTAAACTATGCACTGCAAGATCAATTTTTTTCTCCAGAAGCGCTTCTTCAAGTTCTTTCACAAAAAGTGCTTTACCACCACTTTCAGCAAGTGATGTTTTGATGCGATCGCCCGTTGTCGTGATTTCTTTGATATCGATTTCAAAACCATTTTGCCGAAGACCGTCTGCGATGATCTTGGTTTGAACGAGAGCAAGCTTAGAGGCTCGCGTGCCGATAATTATTTTCTCCATAGTTATTTTAAAGATGCCACAATTTCTTGTAGTAACCTGACAAGTTTCGGCGACATTGCTTCCATGGCTTGCAAAATATTCGTGTGACTCATGGGACCTTCATGGCGATCAGCAGCCGGATTGGCAATCGCGTTAAAGGTGAGCACACGCATGGCTAAAAATCGCGCTGCGATGACTTCAAACACCGTCGACATCCCAACGGCATCAGCACCGAGTGCGCGAAGCATGCGAATCTCAGCGGGCGTTTCATAATTGGGACCCGAGACCCCAGCAAAGATTCCTTCTTTCAGTGTCATTTTTTCTTTCATCGCAATTTTTTGTGCGAGTTCGCGCAGCGCCGGATCATACGCATCGATCATACTCGTAAACTGATCAAACTGACGCTGGATCGCAATGCCACGTAGCGGATTATCTTCCATGAGATTCAGGTGATCGGTCACCATCATAATGTCGCCAGCTTCGAGTGCAAAATTGATCCCCCCGACTGCATTTGTGGTAATGAGAAATGTAGCTCCTAATTGATTGAAGACAAAATAGGGAAAGACGATTTGTTGTGGAGTATATCCTTCATAATAATGTTGGCGACCCTGCATCGCTATTAGCGGAACTCCTTGATAGGTTCCTATATGCAGCTTTCCTGCATGACCTTCGACACGCGACACCGGGAAGTGCGGAATATCTCCAGCCACAAACGTTGTTTTCTCCGAAAGTCCTTCGATAAAAGGATCAAGGCCTCCTGAAAGAACAACCACCACACGCGGTGTGATTTTTATTCGTTTTTTGAACCATTCTGATGCTTCACGAACATGAGGGAAATAGTCGGTATATTCCATAAGTCCTCCAGTGGAGGGCATCCTGAAGATTCCAGGTGAGAGTGTCAAGATCATGGTTGATTCGCTTATGAAAAAAGATTAAGAACGCAACTTCAAAACTGACAAATGATTCGGGTGGCACCGACGTCGGATCCCAGGGGTGCCCCGCGCAAGCGGGGAGGTGGAACGACGGAGGTGACAGGACCCGTAACAGCAAAATGTTTTGAAGTGAGTTCTTAACGATGATTCATACAACCATTGATCAAGTCGGCATCGAAGAACGGGTAGCGCGGCTCGCCACGCGAAGTATTAAAACATCTGCAAAACTTGCTGGTCTTAAATTGGCGCTCAGCATGATCGATCTCACGACTCTTGAGGGAGCAGACTCTGCCGGAAAAGTCAGAGCTATGTGCACCAAAGCTCGCTATCCTCTTCCCGGAAACTCCGATATCCCCTCTGTCGCTGCGGTGTGTGTCTATCCAAACTTCATTGCCGAAGCCAAACGTCAACTTACGGGAACCGATATTAAAATCGCATCAGTCGCAACTGGGTTTCCATCAGGTCAATATCCTCTTTCTATTAAACTGACTGATGTCCGAAGTGCGGTGCAACTCGGCGCTGATGAAATCGATATGGTGATTGATCGCGGAGCTTTTCTCTCCGGTCACTATCGAAAAGTCGGCGATGAAATTGCGAAAGTCAAAGAGGCCTGCGGTCCTGCTCATCTCAAAGTCATTTTGGAAACAGGCGAACTCGGAACCTATGACAATGTTCGTAAAGCGAGTTGGCTGGCGATGGAAATGGGCGCTGATTTCATTAAAACCTCCACAGGAAAAATTTCTCCTGCAGCAACACGGCCTGTGACGCTTGTGATGCTCGAAGCCATTCGCGATTTTTGGTACGAAACCGGAAAAATGATTGGCATGAAGCCAGCGGGCGGCATTCGCGAAGCAAAAGAGGCACTGCGATATTTGGTCATGGTCAAAGAGACGCTTGGTGATATGTGGCTGAACAAAGACTATTTTCGATTCGGAGCTTCGACACTTACGAATGATTTGCTCATGCAAATTATGAAAGAGATGAAGGGGAATTATCAAGCTGGTGAATATTTCACGATTGATTAACTTTTATAAAGGAAAGGAGGCAAAACAATAATTCTCCGGCGCTGGCATACTGCGCTCCGCTATTTCTCGTGAAAAATTGTTTGGATTTTCCGAAATTTGAATGTCTTCCGCTGTCAGCCTTCAAATTTCAAAACCAATACAATTTTTCACTTCGGAATACGCTCTGCTCCGTAACATGCCCGTATGCGCCGTGCGAATCATTCTTTCGCCTCCTTACGAATTTATGACAAAACAACAGAAAGTAACTCAGCCGCATCTTGAAGTCGTCAAAACTCGACAGCTTCTCTTTGGTGATCTTTGGGACTACGCTCCCTCTCTCGAAAAACCAGATCATGTGAAGCTGAAAAAACATTACGATCTTTTCATCGACGGAAAATTTGTTCCTGCTAAATCAGGAAAAACTTTTAAGACAATCAATCCTGCGAATGAAAACGTTCTCGCAACCGTTTCAGAAGCAGGCGAAGCTGATGTCGATCACGCGGTGAAAGCAGCTCGTCGTGCTTATGAAAAAGTTTGGTCAAAAATGAAACCGACGGAACGTGCAAAGTATATCTATCGCATTGCACGGATGATTCAGGAAAAAGCTCGTGAACTTGCCATCATCGAAACCATGGATGGAGGGAAACCGATTCGCGAATCGCGCGATATCGATCTTCCTCTTTCAGCCGCTCATTTCTTCTATTACGCTGGATGGGCCGATAAGCTCGAATATGCCTTTCCCGGTCGTCAGGCAAAATCACTCGGGGTCGCGGGACAAATTATTCCGTGGAATTTTCCGCTTCTCATGGCCTCCTGGAAAATCGCACCGGCACTCGCATGTGGGAACACTGTTGTTTTGAAACCATCAGAAACAACTCCCCTTACCTCACTCCACCTTGCAGAAATTATTCAAGAGGCTGATCTTCCGCCAGGAGTTGTCAATATTGTTCCTGGGTTTGGAAAAACAGGAGCAATGATCGTCAATCATGCTGACGTCAATAAAATTGCATTCACGGGCTCAACCGAAGTCGGAAAAATTATTCATAAAGCAGTTGCTGGAACGCAGAAACATTTAACACTTGAACTTGGTGGCAAGGCAGCAAATATCATCTTTGAAGATGCACCGATCGATCAAGCCATTGAAGGAATTATCAATGGAATTTATTTTAATCAGGGTCACGTCTGCTGCGCTGGCTCACGACTTTTTGTGCAAGAAGGAATCTACGAAACCGTGATTCGTAAACTCGAAGACCGGCTCCAAACACTGCGCGTTGGAGATCCCCTCGATAAAAATACCGATGTCGGCGCTATTAATTCCAGAGAACAACTCGGAAAAATTTGCGAACTCGTAGAAAGTGGCGTTGCTGAAGGAGCGAAGCTTCATCAGACCAATTGCTCGCTTCCTGAAAAAGGTTTTTGGTTTAAGCCAAGCTTCTTTACGGATGTTGCACAGTCTCACCGCATCGCGCGCGAAGAGATTTTCGGTCCTGTTCTTTCGATCCTCACTTTTCGCACACCAGAAGAAGTTATCGAAAAAGCAAATAACACTCCGTATGGATTGTCAGCGGGAGTGTGGACAGACAAAGGTTCAAAGATTTTTAAAATCGTCAATAAAATGCGCGCGGGCGTGGTGTGGGCAAACACGTTTAATCAATTCGATCCTTCGTCACCGTTTGGCGGCTATAAAGAGAGCGGCTTTGGTCGCGAAGGTGGGCTGCACGGACTCAAAGCTTATGTTGAATTAATATAGAATGTCATCGCGAGCCCTGAGCTTGTCGAAGGGCGTGGCGATCTGACCGAAGGTCATCCTGAGGCGAAGACGAAGGATCTCCCGGAGATCCCTCGCTTTCGCTCGGGACGACACCTTGTGTCGGATTGTTTCGTCGCTAACGCTCCTCGCAATGACTTACAAGGGAGAAACTATGAACAGACTTCCAATTCAAAAAACGTACAAACTCTACATCGACGGAAAATTTCCGCGATCAGAGTCAAATCGTTATTATCAAATCAAAACAAAATCAGGAAAACTGATTGCCAATGCAAGTCGAGGATCGCGAAAAGATATTCGCGATGCGGTTCGTGCCGCAAGAAAAGCGCAAAGCGCTTGGCAAGATCGCTCAGCTTTTAATCGCGGACAAATTCTCTATCGCG encodes:
- a CDS encoding purine-nucleoside phosphorylase — translated: MEYTDYFPHVREASEWFKKRIKITPRVVVVLSGGLDPFIEGLSEKTTFVAGDIPHFPVSRVEGHAGKLHIGTYQGVPLIAMQGRQHYYEGYTPQQIVFPYFVFNQLGATFLITTNAVGGINFALEAGDIMMVTDHLNLMEDNPLRGIAIQRQFDQFTSMIDAYDPALRELAQKIAMKEKMTLKEGIFAGVSGPNYETPAEIRMLRALGADAVGMSTVFEVIAARFLAMRVLTFNAIANPAADRHEGPMSHTNILQAMEAMSPKLVRLLQEIVASLK
- a CDS encoding deoxyribose-phosphate aldolase produces the protein MIHTTIDQVGIEERVARLATRSIKTSAKLAGLKLALSMIDLTTLEGADSAGKVRAMCTKARYPLPGNSDIPSVAAVCVYPNFIAEAKRQLTGTDIKIASVATGFPSGQYPLSIKLTDVRSAVQLGADEIDMVIDRGAFLSGHYRKVGDEIAKVKEACGPAHLKVILETGELGTYDNVRKASWLAMEMGADFIKTSTGKISPAATRPVTLVMLEAIRDFWYETGKMIGMKPAGGIREAKEALRYLVMVKETLGDMWLNKDYFRFGASTLTNDLLMQIMKEMKGNYQAGEYFTID
- a CDS encoding betaine-aldehyde dehydrogenase, with protein sequence MKLKKHYDLFIDGKFVPAKSGKTFKTINPANENVLATVSEAGEADVDHAVKAARRAYEKVWSKMKPTERAKYIYRIARMIQEKARELAIIETMDGGKPIRESRDIDLPLSAAHFFYYAGWADKLEYAFPGRQAKSLGVAGQIIPWNFPLLMASWKIAPALACGNTVVLKPSETTPLTSLHLAEIIQEADLPPGVVNIVPGFGKTGAMIVNHADVNKIAFTGSTEVGKIIHKAVAGTQKHLTLELGGKAANIIFEDAPIDQAIEGIINGIYFNQGHVCCAGSRLFVQEGIYETVIRKLEDRLQTLRVGDPLDKNTDVGAINSREQLGKICELVESGVAEGAKLHQTNCSLPEKGFWFKPSFFTDVAQSHRIAREEIFGPVLSILTFRTPEEVIEKANNTPYGLSAGVWTDKGSKIFKIVNKMRAGVVWANTFNQFDPSSPFGGYKESGFGREGGLHGLKAYVELI